From a single Collibacillus ludicampi genomic region:
- a CDS encoding acyltransferase → MQRKRVHELDYMRGWAIICVVTLHVLGFFYTDVPAQSPLHVIDGFTIYIFRFSRQIFMFLTGFVLVYNYLNRTFQYRTFLWKRTRAIVIPYILWSFFYVAFSMYFGAIPKADNFKAYLLTSVQAVLTGDAFYHLYYVVVTVQFYLIFPLLLYFVKRMNHPKRWLIFSGISYTALMGWFYWGINHGLDPRTWNICPDALKPILTDLIVHRDRLWFSYYGYYILGAFAAVYLPTWRTIISRYHKWFIAGALLFITLFFSDYEVHVVHGVFAFATKIDVLKPTMFIYTLFVIAGLYYWALHIHSFHPTVQLTLQKMAHESFGIFLIHPIMIFAFESYGVPFLKLAHVPHITQVVLTIIMGLAGSYFLSHFLRTIPVLSWMVGTARIKRQLPQLPFHSLHTTKNMMEQK, encoded by the coding sequence ATGCAACGCAAACGGGTACATGAATTGGACTATATGCGCGGATGGGCAATCATCTGCGTTGTGACACTTCATGTTTTAGGTTTCTTTTATACTGATGTTCCAGCGCAAAGTCCTTTGCATGTGATCGACGGCTTCACGATCTACATCTTTCGCTTTTCCAGGCAAATATTTATGTTTTTAACCGGTTTTGTGCTGGTCTACAATTATTTAAACCGGACGTTTCAGTATCGAACGTTTTTGTGGAAAAGAACTCGTGCCATCGTTATCCCGTATATACTTTGGTCATTTTTCTATGTGGCTTTTTCTATGTATTTTGGGGCGATCCCGAAGGCTGACAATTTTAAAGCGTATCTGTTAACTTCCGTGCAAGCAGTACTAACGGGTGATGCATTTTATCATCTGTACTACGTGGTTGTAACCGTTCAGTTTTATTTGATCTTCCCTCTCCTGCTTTACTTTGTGAAACGAATGAATCATCCGAAACGTTGGTTGATCTTTAGTGGAATCAGCTACACAGCACTTATGGGATGGTTCTATTGGGGGATCAATCATGGTCTCGATCCACGAACGTGGAACATTTGTCCTGACGCGTTAAAACCGATCTTAACGGACTTGATCGTGCATCGGGATCGCCTGTGGTTTTCCTATTACGGATACTATATCCTCGGAGCCTTTGCTGCTGTCTATTTACCGACGTGGAGAACGATCATCTCACGTTATCATAAATGGTTTATTGCAGGAGCATTACTTTTTATTACCTTGTTTTTTAGCGACTATGAGGTTCATGTGGTGCATGGTGTATTTGCTTTTGCAACCAAAATAGATGTTTTAAAACCAACAATGTTTATATATACACTGTTTGTCATCGCAGGATTGTACTATTGGGCGCTTCATATTCATTCATTCCACCCAACCGTCCAATTGACATTGCAAAAAATGGCTCATGAATCTTTCGGGATTTTTTTGATCCACCCCATTATGATCTTTGCCTTTGAATCGTATGGGGTTCCATTTTTGAAACTTGCGCATGTACCCCATATCACACAGGTCGTACTGACCATCATCATGGGATTAGCGGGATCGTATTTCTTATCACATTTTTTACGAACCATACCTGTTCTCTCCTGGATGGTGGGAACAGCTCGGATCAAAAGACAGTTGCCGCAATTACCATTTCATTCTTTACACACAACGAAAAATATGATGGAACAGAAATAG